In a genomic window of Brettanomyces nanus chromosome 1, complete sequence:
- a CDS encoding uncharacterized protein (EggNog:ENOG41): protein MSSGTISGSDSTGNSGSASANSKDNLKAGSSKAGSSKGSSGKGSSGKGSFGTEASLGNTSPFKAGVASTRSGASSFFKEKANRLSLLSSYSGVVHNADVDTIQYVVSKSPTRETSVLSNAFSELRTVTSGNTPTIPQSPSNSIRHSLTLKNINKALGESAQDCTTTPTIYTPPVSEVGSIQVPLILPTTPKTYHQNDMSSNKTPDREQTMDLEIPIPARSAKRPNSVYLDPSLVSPSNSLKDFNADSVTLSLTPKKKSRINLMGPRSPPPISPLPSPTKDNFITELALSDKGHKRTSTVDTTGTLGTMDSMTSKRSEVIGGKLDDIMQQVENVRCEIDGKAQPVNIRTPTTPVSLVSNSSGKMGVESHSILTSTESFHTAQSFDSDWVDDEEEEKDNENDEQESLQTSTLPNVQSSLDRASISTLQNPAYVSRASTVTARDKHQSGTHISPQGYTTSRDWFNKTSTGGNRALPGTASSSKYSLQQPNIPRPSENAASEYPSSSIVDSPSFRASVLGKTKKKNNKRVKSFSYDTLARLLNATDGIVIGQEFANLGMPNEEKYLIEKIVTSLSRLTANMMINPNRYDQSCTRLENVLNMLEGFD, encoded by the coding sequence ATGTCTTCAGGTACTATTTCGGGCAGCGATTCAACAGGCAACTCAGGTTCCGCTTCAGCAAACTCAAAGGATAATTTAAAGGCAGGTTCCAGTAAGGCAGGTTCCAGTAAGGGAAGTTCCGGTAAGGGAAGTTCCGGTAAGGGAAGCTTTGGAACAGAAGCTTCGTTGGGAAATACTAGTCCTTTCAAAGCGGGTGTCGCTTCAACAAGGAGTGgagcttcttcatttttcaaagagaaagcaaacAGATTATCGCTGCTTTCCAGTTATTCGGGAGTTGTACACAATGCTGATGTCGATACTATCCAGTACGTAGTTAGCAAGTCCCCAACCAGAGAAACGAGCGTGTTATCAAATGCATTTTCTGAATTGAGAACTGTCACTAGCGGAAACACACCTACGATTCCTCAGAGTCCTAGTAATAGCATTAGACATTCATTGACCTTGAAGAACATCAACAAAGCACTAGGTGAAAGTGCTCAAGATTGCACAACAACACCAACAATATATACTCCACCTGTAAGTGAGGTGGGGTCAATTCAAGTGCCATTGATTCTTCCTACAACTCCCAAAACATACCACCAGAACGATATGTCCTCAAATAAGACTCCTGACAGGGAGCAGACCATGGATTTAGAAATCCCCATCCCCGCACGCTCTGCTAAGAGACCTAATTCGGTTTATCTCGATCCGAGCTTGGTGTCCCCTTCAAACAGCTTGAAAGACTTCAATGCTGATAGCGTTACCTTGTCTCTAACGCctaaaaagaagagcagaatAAACTTGATGGGACCCAGATCTCCTCCACCTATTTCCCCACTCCCTTCGCCAACGAAGGATAATTTCATAACAGAGTTAGCGTTATCTGACAAGGGTCATAAGAGAACAAGCACAGTAGATACTACCGGTACTCTAGGTACCATGGACAGTATGACGTCAAAAAGAAGTGAGGTGATCGGAGGAAAGTTGGACGATATCATGCAACAAGTGGAGAATGTGAGATGTGAAATCGATGGCAAGGCACAGCCGGTTAATATCCGAACTCCAACAACCCCTGTGAGTCTTGtctccaattcttctggtAAAATGGGTGTGGAGTCGCACAGCATTTTGACCAGTACGGAGTCATTCCATACCGCGCAATCGTTCGACAGCGACTGGgttgatgacgaagaggaagagaaagataaCGAGAACGACGAACAGGAATCACTTCAAACAAGCACACTTCCAAATGTGCAGAGCTCTCTTGATAGAGCATCTATTTCGACGTTACAAAATCCTGCCTACGTCTCCAGAGCTTCTACTGTTACAGCAAGAGATAAACATCAGAGTGGTACACACATTTCTCCTCAAGGTTACACTACTAGTCGTGACTGGTTCAATAAGACATCAACGGGAGGAAACCGCGCTCTTCCAGGAACTGCATCATCGTCTAAATACAGTCTTCAACAACCCAACATACCTCGTCCTTCGGAAAATGCAGCATCTGAGtatccatcttcttcaatagtCGATTCACCTTCATTCAGGGCTTCTGTGCTAGgaaagacgaagaaaaagaacaataAGAGAGTTAAATCATTTTCCTACGACACATTGGCACGCCTATTGAATGCTACTGATGGCATAGTCATCGGTCAGGAGTTCGCAAATCTTGGAATGCCTAATGAGGAGAAGTATCTTATTGAAAAAATTGTCACCTCTTTAAGTCGACTCACCGCCAACATGATGATCAATCCAAACAGATACGATCAAAGTTGTACCAGGCTTGAAAATGTGTTGAACATGCTAGAAGGCTTTGATTAA
- a CDS encoding uncharacterized protein (BUSCO:EOG09340X60), producing the protein MSFFGFDPKGSPDHQNDSQNNKHDGKVDIDRFQNFEDQLNSDDEDALNDETFGTESGKIGADFDFSSGFGSKPASSSKGGLKAASTPARSSNISYAQAAHTTGRGTENSSLKPMESLWNDQNQGIAGASAPINSQEIGNTAEPEKKVFSLEEIEAKLRAQPPISQPQMAPQQQLPPGMNPFMLPPQAQQQILASAVASGRFPDMQTAARAMSQMLMAPPPPMQQGMMPPQFMGFPQMPMQPMPMHVPPIPQGPQLQQVQQAPQQPIRTAPPMQATSQPSQPIDEAPIHRVDQSARAQTAEDKTDSNSFSSIDAVQSDENQSQSTQNSSSFSSRSSPPSSQQQQYQRRPQHQQQFHQSGFQGYRGGNNYKGHHFYNQQQRQYQHQQQMENMSPEERAKFISRQEKVNRITRASGFMNPRDKDFVTRFQLSQIVTDDPYNEDFYCQVYKVLNSSVEENSMNSLAKKYLEQSGHRLGGRSKRADIALQRMQQQVSRAVSVAKERGQRTGILSKEGALGKVSFATGRQPRQMLVVNSEETEKTQEIDDDNLLPKEYKFSKSSRSFQLSIIEKVYSEVLKSESRERENEKSSDADLWKSLHLNDKMQTSTNEMIDPFISVLSFDKMMKVFGRVFHLLTAEHQIGVVELIFSNLQKIDVILKGSYKNYVQENYQIPEEVNNKIGLFQVTILKSLVLYLSESKFALVIHFLQCVVENNNVLFLSTAKIGLSLVTVLISRLELIKQEYAKDLSAQDLSQWQQIYDSLFQCLEGRLVSVFPPYFSNDEQKMVRNDESKGDDSYIWQFLASLSLAGQLSHQRVIVDEVRNEIFGAMGAAKKLKEEEKQERAEKYLNNLNLFLNVMGLKASENDITELSDN; encoded by the coding sequence ATGTCattttttggctttgatCCTAAGGGATCACCCGATCATCAGAATGACTCGCAGAATAATAAGCACGACGGAAAAGTTGACATTGACCGGTTCCAGAATTTCGAGGATCAGTTGAattctgatgatgaagatgcttTGAATGATGAAACCTTTGGCACCGAAAGCGGCAAAATTGGTGCAGATTTTGATTTCAGCTCTGGATTTGGATCGAAACCTGcgtcttcttctaaagGTGGATTGAAAGCTGCTTCTACTCCGGCTCGAAGTAGTAACATCTCTTATGCCCAGGCAGCCCATACGACTGGCAGGGGAACCGAGAACTCTTCTCTTAAGCCTATGGAATCTTTGTGGAATGATCAGAATCAGGGCATTGCTGGTGCCTCTGCGCCGATCAATTCTCAGGAAATTGGTAACACTGCCGAGCCTGAGAAGAAAGTGTTTTCTTTAGAGGAGATTGAGGCTAAGCTGAGAGCCCAGCCTCCGATTTCTCAGCCTCAAATGGCCCCCCAGCAACAGCTTCCACCGGGAATGAATCCATTCATGCTTCCACCTCAGGCTCAGCAGCAGATATTGGCTTCTGCCGTCGCCTCTGGTAGATTTCCAGACATGCAAACTGCTGCTAGAGCCATGAGTCAAATGTTGATGGCTCCCCCTCCTCCTATGCAGCAGGGGATGATGCCTCCGCAATTCATGGGTTTCCCTCAGATGCCAATGCAACCAATGCCAATGCATGTCCCCCCAATTCCGCAAGGTCCACAGCTTCAGCAGGTCCAGCAGGCTCCACAACAGCCAATTCGGACTGCTCCTCCGATGCAGGCCACTTCCCAACCATCACAGCCAATTGATGAGGCTCCTATCCATCGTGTTGATCAATCGGCTCGTGCACAAACTGCAGAGGATAAGACCGACTCGAATTCCTTCTCGTCCATTGACGCTGTGCAATCAGACGAAAATCAGTCTCAGTCTACTCaaaattcttcctctttttcatcccGTTCATCGCCACCATCTtcacaacagcagcagtatCAGAGACGTCCTcagcatcaacagcagTTTCATCAGAGTGGATTTCAAGGATACAGAGGAGGAAACAACTATAAGGGACATCATTTCTACAACCAGCAACAAAGACAGTATCAACACCAACAGCAAATGGAAAATATGTCACCAGAGGAAAGAGCCAAGTTTATCTCTAGACAGGAGAAGGTTAATAGAATCACTCGAGCTTCTGGTTTCATGAATCCTCGTGATAAGGACTTTGTTACCAGATTCCAATTGTCACAAATTGTCACTGACGATCCTTACAATGAGGATTTCTACTGTCAAGTTTATAAGGTTCTTAACTCGTCAGTGGAGGAGAACAGTATGAATTCTTTAGCCAAAAAGTATTTGGAGCAATCAGGACATCGTTTAGGTGGCCGTTCCAAGCGTGCAGATATTGCTTTGCAACGTATGCAGCAACAAGTTTCGAGGGCAGTTTCTGTTGCTAAGGAAAGAGGCCAGAGAACAGGTATATTGAGTAAGGAAGGAGCTTTGGGCAAAGTTTCATTTGCTACTGGTAGGCAGCCGAGACAAATGTTGGTTGTAAACTCTGAAGAAACCGAGAAGACACAGGAGATTGACGACGACAACCTTCTCCCTAAAGAGTATAagttttcaaaatcttcaagatcattcCAGCTTTCgattattgagaaggttTATTCTGAGGTGCTAAAATCCGAGTcgagagaaagagaaaacgAAAAGTCTAGTGATGCTGACCTTTGGAAATCACTTCATTTGAATGACAAGATGCAGACCTCAACAAACGAGATGATCGATCCATTTATCTCCGTTCTCTCCTTTGATAAAATGATGAAAGTGTTTGGTAGAGTGTTCCATCTTTTAACGGCAGAACACCAAATTGGAGTTGTGGAACTTATTTTCTCCAACTTGCAGAAGATTGATGTGATTTTGAAAGGATCCTACAAAAACTATGTGCAAGAGAACTATCAAATTCCAGAGGAGGTTAACAATAAGATTGGGCTTTTCCAGGTTACtattttgaagagtttggtTTTGTACTTGAGTGAATCTAAGTTTGCTCTTGTTATACATTTCCTTCAATGTGTGGTTGAGAACAACAATGTGTTGTTCCTCTCTACAGCCAAGATAGGATTATCATTGGTTACGGTACTCATTTCTCGCTTGGAGTTGATTAAGCAAGAATACGCTAAGGACTTGAGTGCACAGGATTTATCTCAATGGCAGCAGATTTATGATAGTCTTTTCCAATGTCTTGAGGGAAGATTGGTTTCCGTTTTCCCACCTTATTTCTCAAATGATGAGCAGAAAATGGTGAGAAATGACGAGTCAAAGGGCGACGATTCTTACATTTGGCAATTTCTTGCCTCTCTTTCGTTGGCTGGACAACTCAGCCATCAAAGAGTCATTGTGGATGAGGTGCGGAATGAAATATTTGGAGCTATGGGTGCtgccaagaagttgaaggaggaagagaaacaaGAAAGAGCCGAAAAGTACCTCAACAATTTGAATCTCTTCCTCAACGTGATGGGATTGAAGGCCAGTGAAAATGACATTACTGAGCTCTCGGATAATTAA
- a CDS encoding uncharacterized protein (BUSCO:EOG09342UTJ), with translation MLLLQPENLLIEKTFTKALAVGYVPMTLDRIVTDFDFTAYHISTPQEKTGILLSVAIKCWNDLVAHGTTELLDTIYSKYSAFLQILSEDNAEPGYNYSLYIQLDKANLATEEEKFTLIKDLSLLKRNSFAAPFLEAFKKYTELAEEQPADPNNIYGEDSATRSDGKVIALNYRDRESIFIKPSNDRVTVIFSTIFSDETDRVFSKIFLQEFSDARKRSIQKAPQVINSHHEIPLEIQSLEKENNDNKSYITFVLFPRHLSTEEVQWNTITQIGTFRSYFHYHIKIVKCYLHQRMRFRVQSFTKVLNRARREVSEEEHKAERKTASGRRFEQRN, from the coding sequence ATGTTACTGTTACAACCAGAGAATTTATTGATTGAGAAAACCTTTACAAAGGCTTTGGCTGTGGGATATGTCCCGATGACTCTTGACCGGATTGTCACGGACTTCGACTTTACCGCATATCACATCTCAACGCCACAGGAGAAAACGGGGATCCTCCTTTCTGTGGCTATCAAATGCTGGAATGATTTGGTTGCACACGGAACCACAGAATTGCTCGACACGATTTACTCGAAGTATTCAGCCTTTTTGCAAATTCTCTCCGAAGATAATGCCGAGCCGGGCTACAATTATAGTCTCTACATCCAATTGGACAAAGCCAATTTGGCTAcggaggaagaaaagtttACTCTCATCAAAGATTTATCTTTGTTAAAGAGAAACAGCTTTGCGGCACCATTCCTTGAAGCATTTAAGAAATACACAGAGTTGGCCGAGGAGCAACCTGCTGATCCAAACAACATTTATGGAGAAGACTCCGCAACAAGGTCCGATGGAAAAGTGATTGCACTAAATTACAGAGATCGTGAATCAATTTTCATCAAGCCATCAAATGATCGTGTTACCGTGATTTTTTCGACAATCTTTAGTGACGAAACTGATAGGGTGTTCTCTAAAATTTTCTTACAGGAGTTCAGTGATGCAAGAAAGAGATCCATTCAAAAGGCACCTCAGGTGATCAATTCTCACCACGAGATTCCATTAGAGATCCAGAgcttggagaaggagaacaaCGATAACAAATCATACATCACATTTGTTCTATTTCCTAGACATCTCAGTACGGAAGAAGTCCAATGGAATACCATCACTCAGATAGGGACTTTTAGATCTTATTTTCATTACCATATTAAGATTGTCAAGTGCTACCTACACCAGAGAATGAGATTTCGTGTTCAAAGCTTCACGAAGGTTCTAAACAGAGccagaagagaagtttcTGAGGAAGAGCAcaaagcagaaagaaagactGCCAGCGGAAGACGTTTTGAGCAGCGCAATTGA
- a CDS encoding uncharacterized protein (EggNog:ENOG41), whose translation MVTDKSSAQNDQQHKKLRQRLEDELSFRNSELEAADYDWFVRSSGSSIAPLNSLKPPGVTDGASQKAAPSVSANRSNATSLSVGLKRSKTNDLGSLPSTEDHKEHTDPAALSKLTRTATNVTLSDVSTPTGHSGILGTSTGTGRPRSRSTNPDIGYPFPLSEDSHPTQHRKEAKGSFFKRLFGKKEETKHFSSSRKPSLVISPTSAITPISIPSTEKRASISSVPSKLSPSSSATITGSGAASEDMASDSSVLSIQGRKIASNSESSSTIQSADSSAAPSSTSETLSDQYKDIDPLLARYLRDIEAASNDSSLHKCISSDLSRIFRPGAHFHLNYKGGVIPPHPDQPKLSSAFSMNPRFGGSIELELFEKSKRERAQSKESAGVFGSLLRRQKSNPTENALMRVMCNESEASPPLNFKHVPYVKPPPKVELKPPMEPLRDVKPLKKVAFATTTFVNDPPQQIPSRHPRKGNVEIGPSGELIIHKITAEDKAHSTCGIVVGGSGHLKLMSEMNPENNPDNENREVADKISDSESSTSTSPAAPVMSRTPSDHTIREEDKILAAEKALQNAGAHADENTEGNLRKDKIMIDTPMVRRRRQMEKPVVTLKIDELYTRCCHLREILPIPATLKQIPKGSTDPIPVLRLRNPKPSMIEILSFTDFIRIAPIICLSLDGVSLTHEMFRLILSSLLYKRYLEKLSLRNTPIDGDGWKMLCWFVSMNKALKRLDITQCPALSVNTQKVHKHKKKPNVAELPRMICNMEDRGDMDWPLLTASIIYRGGIGEMILSGCKIRDNRMFRSLLHLGLSHTRKLGLAYNDLNLSQCEIVAQWMHENKDCTGIDLGYNDMSNNLRPFIDYAQSARLHDQLWMLSLNSCNLIDSPEAEQMFNSFSKLQHLKYLDISNNSKFFRTFVNKLFAYLPLFSELVRLNFDDNGLDSMSMIKLCECLPLMAHLNYISIRGNNMDESVCIALCRSLQSSTSIFTLDFDRDSVPERFQRRFGLLTMKNMERTLYDDNKDNKSTFLGILGETEADDIRKSLNIPDGVSFGEALIDVIKKGDSLPPGEVGKYVSVAARLRVKMKEMISELMKLHVIGKLSIEGKELLIRLINFDSSISKGIELTDSVHFGKKKSADTSSMAAKELFDRMFENERTLPSSSPGARENEAIEIKSDDTDLPTSMSPEAVEASSAMISAEARAFKAHADNGTLGFKDKVKSAVSAYYGALSPENKEKYKRVMMHTHDAFEVVRLLNGLKAKGVCLSDLYRKRPDNTVVNTKANARKSGMTVVENKNAASGEETDEAKEEEDGAFGDGLSDMMNADESFEHHDDMMVLYDKVLKDLVDEANKRRQGNAEKTALAATNSD comes from the coding sequence ATGGTTACTGACAAGTCGTCTGCCCAGAATGATCAGCAGCACAAGAAGCTTCGCCAAAGGCTTGAGGACGAACTTTCTTTTAGGAACAGTGAACTGGAGGCCGCTGACTATGACTGGTTTGTGCGTTCTTCGGGCTCGTCTATTGCACCACTAAATTCTCTCAAACCTCCTGGGGTCACAGATGGCGCCAGCCAGAAAGCTGCCCCTTCTGTGTCTGCGAACAGATCAAATGCTACATCCCTCTCGGTTGGGTTGAAACGTTCAAAAACGAACGATCTTGGGTCTCTTCCTTCTACAGAAGATCATAAAGAGCATACTGATCctgctgctctttcaaagcttACGAGAACGGCAACTAATGTCACTCTTTCCGATGTTTCTACTCCCACAGGTCATTCGGGCATTCTTGGTACATCTACCGGTACAGGCCGTCCTAGATCTCGCTCCACAAATCCCGATATAGGatatccttttcctttgtcGGAAGATTCACATCCCACGCAGCACAGAAAGGAAGCTAAAGGTAGCTTCTTTAAAAGGCTgtttggaaagaaggaggagacAAAAcatttctcttcttcaagaaaacCTTCCTTAGTCATTTCTCCAACCTCGGCTATTACACCTATATCTATTCCGTCAACGGAAAAGCGCGCATCCATATCGTCCGTACCTTCAAAGTTGTCGCCTTCAAGTTCCGCCACTATAACCGGCTCAGGAGCTGCTTCTGAAGATATGGCAAGCGATTCTTCTGTTTTGTCTATTCAAGGCAGAAAGATTGCATCAAACTCCGAATCCAGCTCGACTATTCAATCTGCCGATTCTTCGGCTGCTCCTTCGTCCACATCCGAAACACTTTCGGATCAGTATAAGGATATTGATCCTTTATTGGCGCGATACCTACGTGATATAGAGGCTGCTTCTAATGACAGTAGCTTGCACAAATGCATTTCATCCGATTTATCAAGGATATTCCGCCCCGGAGCACATTTTCACTTGAATTATAAAGGCGGAGTAATTCCTCCCCATCCTGATCAACCTAAGCTCTCCTCTGCCTTTTCAATGAATCCTCGATTTGGTGGCTCTATAGAGCTGGAGTTGTTTGAGAAATCCAAACGCGAAAGGGCCCAGTCAAAGGAGTCGGCAGGTGTTTTTGGCAGCTTGTTGAGACGACAGAAGTCTAATCCCACCGAAAATGCCTTGATGCGTGTCATGTGTAACGAGAGCGAGGCTTCACCTCCGTTAAACTTCAAACATGTGCCTTATGTCAAACCTCCTCCTAAAGTGGAATTGAAACCCCCTATGGAACCGTTAAGAGATGTTAAACCTCTGAAGAAAGTTGCCTTTGCAACTACCACTTTTGTCAATGATCCACCTCAACAAATCCCTTCGAGACATCCTCGTAAAGGTAATGTTGAGATTGGACCAAGCGGCGAGTTAATTATCCACAAGATCACTGCGGAGGATAAAGCCCACTCTACGTGTGGCATTGTTGTGGGGGGCTCCGGTCATTTAAAATTGATGAGTGAGATGAACCCGGAAAATAACCCAGATAACGAAAACAGAGAAGTGGCCGATAAGATATCTGATTCGGAGTCCAGCACCTCTACATCTCCTGCTGCCCCGGTTATGTCCAGAACTCCTTCCGATCACACAATTAGAGAAGAGGATAAAATTCTGGCCGCAGAGAAAGCATTACAGAATGCCGGTGCCCACGCTGACGAGAATACGGAAGGAAATCTGAGGAAAGACAAAATTATGATTGATACTCCGATGGTTCGTCGCAGGCGACAGATGGAGAAGCCGGTGGTTACTTTGAAGATCGATGAGTTGTATACTCGGTGCTGCCACCTCAGGGAGATATTACCTATTCCAGCTACTTTAAAGCAGATTCCTAAGGGTTCGACAGATCCTATTCCTGTGCTACGGTTAAGAAATCCGAAGCCTTCAATGATTGAGATTCTCTCGTTCACAGATTTTATTAGAATTGCTCCTATTATATGTCTCTCGTTAGATGGTGTGTCTTTGACGCATGAGATGTTTAGGTTGATTCTCTCGTCTTTACTGTACAAAAGGTACTTGGAAAAGCTTTCCCTCAGAAACACCCCTATAGACGGTGACGGTTGGAAGATGCTTTGTTGGTTTGTATCCATGAACAAGGCtctgaaaagattggaCATTACACAGTGTCCTGCTCTCAGCGTTAATACGCAAAAGGTACACAAacataagaagaagccCAACGTCGCTGAGCTTCCTCGAATGATTTGTAACATGGAGGATAGAGGCGATATGGACTGGCCTTTACTGACAGCATCGATTATTTATCGTGGAGGTATTGGAGAGATGATTCTTTCCGGTTGTAAGATTAGAGATAACAGGATGTTCAGGAGCCTTCTTCATTTAGGCCTTTCACACACTCGAAAGCTTGGACTTGCCTACAACGACCTCAATCTATCACAATGCGAGATCGTGGCGCAATGGATGCATGAAAATAAGGATTGCACTGGTATAGACTTGGGTTACAACGATATGTCCAATAATTTGAGGCCATTCATCGACTATGCACAATCGGCCCGCTTGCATGACCAACTTTGGATGTTGTCGCTTAACAGTTGCAACTTGATCGATTCACCGGAAGCCGAGCAGATgttcaactccttctcAAAGCTTCAGCATCTCAAGTACTTGGACATTTCGAACAACAGCAAATTCTTCCGCACTTTTGTGAACAAACTTTTTGCCTATCTCCCCTTATTCAGCGAGTTAGTCAGATTGAATTTTGATGACAACGGCTTAGATTCTATGTCCATGATCAAACTCTGCGAATGCTTGCCTCTTATGGCCCATCTTAACTATATTTCCATTAGGGGAAACAATATGGATGAATCTGTCTGTATTGCTTTGTGTAGATCATTACAAAGCTCGACATCTATATTTACacttgattttgatagGGACTCTGTGCCGGAGCGGTTTCAGCGCCGATTTGGTCTTCTCACCATGAAGAATATGGAGCGCACACTTTACGACGATAATAAAGACAATAAGAGTACATTCCTTGGAATTCTTGGTGAAACTGAAGCAGACGATATTAGGAAAAGTCTTAACATTCCAGATGGAGTTAGTTTCGGTGAGGCATTGATAGATGTCATTAAGAAAGGGGATTCTTTACCGCCTGGAGAGGTGGGTAAGTATGTGAGTGTGGCAGCACGCCTTCGAGttaagatgaaggagatgattTCAGAGCTCATGAAGTTGCACGTGATAGGGAAGCTTTCGATCGAGGGTAAGGAGCTCTTAATCAGACTTATAAACTTTGACTCGTCTATCTCCAAGGGCATCGAGTTGACTGACTCTGTTCACTTTGGTAAGAAAAAGTCCGCAGATACTTCATCTATGGCTGCAAAAGAGTTGTTTGATAGGATGTTTGAGAATGAGAGAACGCTGCCTTCTTCCTCTCCGGGAGCTAGAGAGAACGAGGCTATTGAAATTAAGTCCGATGACACTGATTTACCTACTTCTATGTCTCCTGAGGCTGTTGAGGCATCATCGGCCATGATTTCTGCGGAGGCAAGAGCTTTCAAGGCTCATGCCGACAATGGTACATTGGGTTTCAAAGATAAGGTGAAATCCGCCGTTTCCGCTTACTACGGCGCATTATCGCCagagaataaagagaagtaTAAGAGGGTGATGATGCATACGCATGATGCATTTGAAGTTGTAAGGCTTTTGAATGGACTGAAAGCGAAGGGTGTTTGCTTATCAGATCTTTATAGGAAACGGCCTGATAATACTGTTGTCAATACAAAGGCTAATGCCAGGAAATCTGGTATGACTGTTGTTGAAAATAAGAATGCGGCATCTGGCGAAGAAACTGATGAGGcgaaagaggaagaggacgGAGCATTTGGAGATGGGCTCTCAGATATGATGAACGCTGATGAATCCTTTGAGCACCATGATGATATGATGGTGCTATACGACAAGgttttgaaggatttggttGATGAGGCGAATAAGAGAAGGCAAGGAAATGCAGAGAAGACAGCATTGGCTGCAACAAATTCTGATTGA
- a CDS encoding uncharacterized protein (BUSCO:EOG09341TZ7) — translation MTLPRSGVPAPKLFDTDLNPNILKAKYAVRGRIPAKAEELRKQLIKDPGSLPFKKIINANIGNPQQLDQKPLTFYRRVLALLEDPELIENEEIVNCFPSDVVLRAKKILDATGSVGAYSHSQGVPYVCQSIANYISRRDGYPSNPEDIFLTAGASTAVKYIIDLLSLGPKTGFLIPIPQYPLYTATIALNNTHALPYYLNEDDDWSIDSSELIRVIEDAIAQGIKPRCLVVINPGNPTGAVLKKDSIVKLLDVAAKYGTFIIADEVYQENVYKGEFISVKKVLRELQATDKTGYYDNVQMASLHSTSKGLSGECGQRGGYMELVGINSSVKTQLTKLTSISLCGPVISQALMSLMVNPPKPGEPSYELDHQQRQKVFNDLSTRAHTLYTAFNEMEGVSCRNPMGAMYCFPRFDLPGGAFKAAEKAGLSPDVFYCERLLLETGICTVAGSGFGQAPETWHVRTTFLPPGTDWINYWKVFHADFMKKYR, via the coding sequence ATGACTCTTCCCAGATCCGGAGTTCCTGCCCCTAAACTTTTCGACACCGACTTGAACCCTAACATTTTGAAGGCCAAGTATGCTGTTCGTGGTCGAATTCCAGCCAAAGCTGAAGAACTAAGAAAGCAATTGATTAAAGATCCCGGCTCCTTACCGTTTAAGAAAATTATCAATGCCAACATTGGTAACCCTCAACAATTGGATCAAAAGCCACTTACCTTCTATCGTCGTGTCCTTGCTCTTTTGGAAGATCCTGAATTGATCGAAAACGAAGAGATCGTTAATTGTTTCCCATCTGATGTTGTGTTACGTGCAAAGAAAATTCTTGATGCTACCGGTTCCGTTGGTGCCTACTCTCACTCCCAAGGTGTTCCATACGTATGCCAATCCATTGCCAATTATATCTCTCGCCGGGATGGTTACCCATCGAACCCTGAAGATATATTTTTGACCGCTGGTGCTTCTACTGCCGTCAAATATATTATCgatcttctctctcttgGACCGAAGACTGGATTTCTCATTCCAATACCTCAGTATCCTCTTTATACTGCTACAATTGCATTGAACAATACCCACGCTCTTCCATACTACTTGAACGAGGACGATGACTGGTCAATCGACTCCTCCGAATTGATTCGTGTCATAGAAGATGCAATCGCTCAAGGCATTAAGCCTCGATGCCTTGTTGTGATCAACCCAGGTAATCCAACTGGTGCAGTTCTCAAGAAAGATTCTATCGTCAAATTGTTGGATGTCGCTGCCAAATATGGCACCTTTATTATTGCCGACGAAGTATACCAGGAGAATGTTTACAAAGGTGAGTTCATCTCTGTGAAAAAAGTTTTAAGAGAGCTTCAGGCCACGGACAAGACTGGCTACTATGATAATGTGCAAATGGCCTCTTTACATTCTACTTCTAAAGGTCTTAGTGGTGAGTGTGGCCAGAGAGGTGGCTACATGGAGTTGGTGGGCATTAATTCGAGCGTAAAGACTCAACTGACCAAACTAACTTCCATTTCCCTTTGTGGACCTGTTATCAGTCAAGCTTTGATGTCTCTTATGGTGAATCCACCTAAACCTGGTGAACCATCTTATGAGTTGGATCACCAGCAGAGACAGAAAGTGTTCAATGACTTGTCAACTAGAGCCCATACTTTATACACTGCTTTCAACGAGATGGAAGGTGTTTCTTGTAGAAACCCGATGGGCGCCATGTACTGCTTCCCGCGTTTTGATCTCCCTGGGGGGGCATTCAAAGCTGCTGAAAAAGCAGGCCTCAGTCCGGATGTCTTTTACTGCGAGAGATTGCTTCTTGAGACTGGTATATGCACTGTTGCCGGTTCCGGCTTTGGCCAAGCACCAGAAACATGGCATGTGCGAACTACCTTTTTACCTCCCGGTACCGACTGGATCAACTATTGGAAGGTATTCCACGCGGATTTCATGAAGAAATACCgctag